Genomic window (bacterium):
AAACGAGGGCTGCTTGAGCCACTTGGGCGAGTTGCTTGCTGTAACGGCGGCCATCTTGTGGGCGTTTGGTGGGACGTTGTTCGGGATGGCGGGGAGGCGTAGCAGTGCGCTTCTCGTCAATGCCATTCGGTTGCCTTGCGGGGCGTTGCTGCTGTGGCTCACCTGGGTCTTGATGACCGGGACCTTGTGGCCCGAGGGTGTCGGGTGGCGGCAGCACCTGTGGCTGGGGTTGAGCGGGGCGATCGGTCTGGCGATCGGCGATTCGTTCTACTACAAGGGCATCATGCTGGCCGGGCCGCGGCGCGCATCTTTGATGCTGGCCGCTACGCCGGTGGGGGCCTCGTTGATGGCTTGGCCCGTGCTGGGCGAGACGCTGGACGTGCTGGCGGTGGCGGGCATCGCGGTGGTTATCGGAGGTATATCCCTGTCGGTGCTGGGCAAGGATACCGGCGCGGGCGAGCACCGCGACCTGCCCCGCGGGCAGATCTACCGGGGCCTGGCCTGCGCCCTGGTCTGCGCGGTCTGCACGGCGATCGGCAACGTGCTGGCCAAGCTCGGCATGCCCGGCGACACGCCGCCGCTGGCGGCGACGCTGGTGCGCGGCCTGTGGGCGGTGGCGGGCATGGCGCTTTTCGTGGCGGGACGACCCTCGGTGTGGTCCGGCCTGCGCGGTCTGCGCGAGAGCCGCGCGTGGCGACCGCTGTCGGTGGCGATCCTCATCGGCCCGTTCATCGGCATGTGGGTGGCGGTGTCGGCGCTCAAGTACACCGAGGCCGGCGTGGCGTCGGTGCTGATGAACACGGTGCCGATCACCGTGCTGCTGCCGGCCTGGATGTTCCACCGCGACAAGCCGTCGCCGGTGTCGTTGCTGGGCGTGGTGGTGGCGTTGGCGGGGGGGGCGATGCTGTTCTTGCGGTGATGTCCGGAATGCCGAACCGGCAAGGTGGACGGGGTTATCGCGAAGGAGAATCGTCCAGGAGGGGACAGGAATATCATGGACACCTCGCGCTGGGAGATCGCGTTCGTCCTGTTGACCGGCCTGGGCCATTATCTGCTGGCCGGCTGGCTGCATTTGCAGCTGGTATACATCGTCGGGGCCTGTGTTTTCTGGACAGGGTTCGTGGCGGTGCGAGCGGCCGCGGCCCCTGCGGTTCTCGCAGAGTGGGGATTCACCACCCGGAATCTCGGCCGAAGCCTCGCGCTGCTGATGCCGGTCACGCTGCTGACGGTGTCCGGCTTCGCCGTCTACGGGATGTTCACCGGGAGCATGGTGATGCATTGGCATATCGTGTTGATCTGCCTGCTCTATCCCGTCTGGGGGCTCGTCCAGCAGTTCCTTGTCGTAGCCCTGCTGGCCGGCAACATCAAAAAGCATACCCGGATCCCGGAGCGGGGAATCGTCCTCTTGACGGCTCTGGTCTTCGCCGGGGCACATGTTCCGTCCCTTCCTCTCGTCGCCGCCGCGTTCTTCTTGGCTGCGGTCACCACGACCGTCTATTTCCGCACCAGAAACCTGTGGGCCTTGGGCCTCTTTCACGGCTGGTTCGCCACGGGCCTGTACTTCTTCGCTCTCGGTCAGGATCCCTGGAAGGAGGTGGTATTCGCTCGCCTGTGGCCGTAACCTTTCGCAATGGTCCCCTGTCCCGGCTGGTGTGGATACCGAGATGCAAAGAGACGACTACCAACAGGAATGGCTCACTCTCGACAACGCGGCCAGGATTTACCCCGCGTCCCTCTCTGAGTGGTCTCCGGACGTGTACCGGATCTCCGTGACGTTCGGGGCGCCCATTCGGGTCTCCGCGCTCGATTCGGCCCTGCGGACGGTGTTTCCGAGGTTTCCCTACTTTCAGGTCCATCTCCGGCGGGGTCTGTTCTGGTATTACCTGCAGCGTGACGACGAGATCCCGGAGCTGTGTCCCATGAGCGGCGTTCCTGTCTCCGTGATGCCCATGCAAAGAGGAAGCTGCCACCTTCTCCGGGTGCAGGCCAGGGGGGCGACGATAGCGGTCGATTTCTCGCACGTCCTGACCGACGGTGCGGGAGCGCTGCGTTTCCTCGGAACCCTGGCGACCCAGTATCTTCGTCTGCGGGGCGTTCGTGTCACGCGCTGGGAGCCATTCCTCGATCCCGATGAACCGCCATCGCCGGGTGAATACGAGGATGCCTACAACAAGTATTTCGACAGGGGCTTGCCCGGGCCGTCGAGACTGTCAGCGGCCTATCATCTTCCCGGGGAGGCCCAGTCGCGTTTCCGCGTCATCACCGGACGAATGCCGGTCGGTGACATGCTCGCCCTGGCCCGCGGACACCGGGTCAGCCTGACCACCTATCTGGTCGCTCTGTACATGCACTCGCTGGCGCAGGTCCGCGATTCCGGCACGGACAAGGAGGGGAAGACCGGAAGCGGGATTCTGCGTGTCGAGGTGCCCGTCGATATGCGCCGACTCTATCCCTCCGAAACCATGCGCAACTTCTCGCTGTTCGTCTCCCCGGAGATCGACATGGGTCTTGGCGCCTACAGCTTCGATGAAATCGTCCAGAGGGTTCACCACAGCATGAGCATGCAGGTGGACCGGAAGGAGCTGGCCCGGCAGATCGCCCGCAACGTGCGCGCCGAGCGGAATCCGTTCATTCGGATCATGCCGCTCTTTCTCAAGGACCTGCTGTTCTCGTACGTGCGGGAGCGGATCGGCGAGAGTCCGTATTCCGGCGTGATCACGAATCTCGGCCGGATCGCGGTGCCCGAGGGCATCGATACGCACGTCGAGTCATTCGGTGTCATGCTGGGGCCGAATCCGCGGATGAAGAAGAACTGTGCGGTGCTCAGCTTCCGGGACGATCTGTACATCAACTTCGGAAGCGTGATCGAGAGCCGGGATCTGGAGAGGTTGTTCTTCGCGCATATGGCTCGGGCTGGCGTGCGTGTGATCGTGGCCGAAAGGAGCAGTGACACATGAATCTCTGCAAGCACTGCGGTGTGGAGGTCGAGGAGGATGCGCGCTACTGTCCCCTGTGCCGCAATCCGTTCCGGCCCGGGATGGACGGCGAGAAGAAGGAACCGGCGCCACCTTCGCGCGATCCGCAGAAGGCGAATCGGCGCATCCGCCGCTGGCTGCTGGAGGTTCTCTCCCTGCTGGCCGTGACCGGCGCCCTCGTGGTGTTCGCGGCGGACTTCATCTCCGGCATGTCTCTCTCCTGGGCACACTACCCGCTGGCCTCGATCGCGTTCCTGTGGCTTTCGGCCGTCCTGCTGATACTCTGCTCATCCCGCGCATGGATCTACCTGCCGGCCGAGATCGTTGCCGCCGGCCTGTTCATCTTCATGCTGGACCGGTTCACGCCGGGACCGGCCTGGTTTCTTCCCCTGGCCCTGCCTGTTCTGCTCCTGATCGGGACGGTTCTCGCACTCACTCTCACGATCGTACGGAAACTCGATCTCTCACCCTTCGCGACCATCGCGACGGCGATGCTGGCCGCCGGGGCATTCGCCGTGGGGCTCGAACTGCTGCTCAACCGCTACTTCGATCACCGCTGGTTCGTCAGCTGGTCTGCCTTGGCATGCGTGTGCATGTTGCCCCTCGTGCTGCTCCTGCTTTACCTGCGGAAGTGGCTCAAGGAGAGACAGGCGGAGATCCGGAAGATGCTTCATATGTAGGGCGCGTGAATCGACCCTCCTGGACATCCCGGATGTGCTATGCCCAGTAGAGGTGTTGGGATGATCCGCGCGAGTGACGGAAAGAGAATCGACCCCGTCCTCGCCAGGAGAACGGGGCCATGATCAAACTCGAGCCGCCGGGCCGTCAGGCCCGATCGACCGCGTTTACCATTGGGAACCGCTGCGCGGTTCGCGCGGGCGCGCCTCGTTGACGTTCAACGCGCGACCTTCGACTTCCTTGCCGTTGAGGGCCTGGATGGCCTGCATGGCGGCGTTGTCGTCGGTCATCTCCACGAAGCCGAAGCCCCGGGAGCGATCGGTGTCGCGGTCCATGACTACCTTGGCGCTCATGACTTCACCGTGCGGGGCGAAGACGGCGGCAAGATCGCGGTCGTTGCTGTTGAAGCTGAGGTTACCCACATAGATCTTCTTCACAAAACACTTCCTTGGAACGTGCGGGGATCGGCTTCGTATCCATTATCGGTTCTTTGGGCCGTATCCCAACAAAAAGGGACTGGCGGGGTCGCCAGTCCACAGGCCCAAGTTAAGGGATCTTCCAGGCGGCGCAAGGCGTATCTTATTTATTTTCAAACAATTTTACGAGACGCCCGCCCGTTGCGGAGCTAACGTGTTGGTGTCAAGCAAGACCGGCGATCCAGATCGGAGCCTACCTTGAACATCCTGCTGGTGGAGCCCCGCACACCGGAAACCTTCTGGAGCCTGCGCCACGCGCTGCGCTTCGTGGGCAAGCGAGCGGCCAATCCCCCCCTCGGGCTGCTGACTGTGGCCGGTCTGCTGCCGCGCGACTGGTCGTACCGGCTCGTGGACCAGAACACCAACGACCTCGCCGACGCGGACATCCGCTGGGCCGACTACGTGCTCGTCAGCGCCATGGTGATCCATCGCGACGAGGTGAGCGAACTCGTCCGGCGCTGCCGCGCTGCCGGCAGGCCGCTGATCGGCGGCGGCCCGTTGTTCCATGCCGAGGCCGATGACGATCTGGGTGTCGAGCAC
Coding sequences:
- a CDS encoding RNA-binding protein, coding for MKKIYVGNLSFNSNDRDLAAVFAPHGEVMSAKVVMDRDTDRSRGFGFVEMTDDNAAMQAIQALNGKEVEGRALNVNEARPREPRSGSQW
- a CDS encoding DMT family transporter — encoded protein: MSHLGELLAVTAAILWAFGGTLFGMAGRRSSALLVNAIRLPCGALLLWLTWVLMTGTLWPEGVGWRQHLWLGLSGAIGLAIGDSFYYKGIMLAGPRRASLMLAATPVGASLMAWPVLGETLDVLAVAGIAVVIGGISLSVLGKDTGAGEHRDLPRGQIYRGLACALVCAVCTAIGNVLAKLGMPGDTPPLAATLVRGLWAVAGMALFVAGRPSVWSGLRGLRESRAWRPLSVAILIGPFIGMWVAVSALKYTEAGVASVLMNTVPITVLLPAWMFHRDKPSPVSLLGVVVALAGGAMLFLR
- a CDS encoding CPBP family intramembrane metalloprotease, with protein sequence MDTSRWEIAFVLLTGLGHYLLAGWLHLQLVYIVGACVFWTGFVAVRAAAAPAVLAEWGFTTRNLGRSLALLMPVTLLTVSGFAVYGMFTGSMVMHWHIVLICLLYPVWGLVQQFLVVALLAGNIKKHTRIPERGIVLLTALVFAGAHVPSLPLVAAAFFLAAVTTTVYFRTRNLWALGLFHGWFATGLYFFALGQDPWKEVVFARLWP